The window ttgtaAGACAATTCCATGTAATATTAGAGCCTTGACCAAGGTATAGCAGATCATGATAACTAGAAACAACTCAAAACGTGGGACAGAAATCATGAAAGAGCCCTCTCTAAAACAGTATACAGAATTGCGTAACAAAATATAGTTATTTACATTTGTTGCCTTTTCGGTATTTCTTCATTTGTCACTTATTTAGACTGCAGAATGTTTTCACCAAACATTACATTTACCATTAAACCAACTCTTTTGTAACATCATTCTGACTGTAACATGCAAGCATGTCATAATATATAagtataaaagaaaagaaaaagtatatCACATTGAGCCGGCAAAATGACTCATATGGCTGATAACAGCTTCTTTAGACAAAAATCTTCTATGAGGATAACAACTTGCCCCAGGGCACACACTTTAGTGACTTTTTGATCTTATGTCAGTGCTCATAAAATGTTGCTGATTTTAAAACTCACACATAAATTCTGACTATAGGCACTTTATTGAGTGTCATTTATACTTCTTTGCGTAGAGAAATTTGAACAAAGCTGAATATCTTGCCCATGGCTTCAAACAATGGGTCACAGAACGTGTGGATGCAGATGGAGTAGATCCGGCTGATGCATTGAATCTCGATCAGGTAGCCCTTTATGCATGGCACAACAGCCCAGATATGCAGGAACGACAGAATGGCAAAGTAAATGCCCCAGATTAGTGACAATGGAATGCCAAAGATCGCAGACAGCAAGCGGTAGAACCAGTATTTTGTCACAGTGAAGGTGGTGAAGCTTGCTTTCCAGATGCCATCAAAACTGTGTGTTCCTTCGGGTTCAGCGATCACGTCTACAAAGTCAATCTAAATAATGAACAAAAACAAAGTATTACAAATAGAAACAAATGGAAAATCACAGAATACAGTATTAAAAGTAATAACGGATGCTTTACTCAAGTGCATGTGAATTAAAAAGGGAAACAACTTTGCAAAAAGTCTTAATCGTAAGTCTACTATTGTGTGTATTTCATCTACCTCCATTTGGCATATAATAGAAGAGGAGGTAACTCATAAATTCGGGATTGTACTATGCTAAGAATTAGCTTTTGCATCtattattttggtcagtattttacatTAATACTtttaagccaa is drawn from Hyla sarda isolate aHylSar1 chromosome 4, aHylSar1.hap1, whole genome shotgun sequence and contains these coding sequences:
- the CAV1 gene encoding caveolin-1 isoform X2, which encodes MSGGKYINEEGVLYTTPIIRDQGNIYKPNNKVMADDTVNENDVLTKEINLVNRDPKHLNDEVVKIDFVDVIAEPEGTHSFDGIWKASFTTFTVTKYWFYRLLSAIFGIPLSLIWGIYFAILSFLHIWAVVPCIKGYLIEIQCISRIYSICIHTFCDPLFEAMGKIFSFVQISLRKEV
- the CAV1 gene encoding caveolin-1 isoform X3 yields the protein MGVLYTTPIIRDQGNIYKPNNKVMADDTVNENDVLTKEINLVNRDPKHLNDEVVKIDFVDVIAEPEGTHSFDGIWKASFTTFTVTKYWFYRLLSAIFGIPLSLIWGIYFAILSFLHIWAVVPCIKGYLIEIQCISRIYSICIHTFCDPLFEAMGKIFSFVQISLRKEV
- the CAV1 gene encoding caveolin-1 isoform X1, coding for MIFAEEQLTPEISVQVISIWKTPKATAIPGVLYTTPIIRDQGNIYKPNNKVMADDTVNENDVLTKEINLVNRDPKHLNDEVVKIDFVDVIAEPEGTHSFDGIWKASFTTFTVTKYWFYRLLSAIFGIPLSLIWGIYFAILSFLHIWAVVPCIKGYLIEIQCISRIYSICIHTFCDPLFEAMGKIFSFVQISLRKEV